A section of the Streptomyces sp. NBC_01591 genome encodes:
- a CDS encoding NADP-dependent oxidoreductase, whose translation MDQATSPSTMRAVSQDAAGAPEVLKTVETQRPVPGRGEILVRVHAAGVNPADWKTRERGVFATGARPPFTLGFDVAGVVEAVGGGVTLFEVGDEVFGMPRFPHPAGAYAEYVAAPTRHFAPRPNGLNHIQAGALPLASLTAWQALVDTANVQPGQRVLIHAAAGGVGHLAVQIAKARGAYVIGTASAAKHELLRSLGADELIDYRTQDFAETLRDVDVVLDTLGGPNWARSLQTLRPGGTLISILPLDDTFPAKEAEAAGIRAVFMLVEPDHAGLREITSLVEDGHLRVIVDAVFPLEEAVRAHTLGEIGRTTGKIVLSIAP comes from the coding sequence ATGGACCAGGCCACCAGCCCCTCGACCATGCGCGCCGTCTCCCAGGACGCCGCTGGAGCCCCGGAGGTCCTCAAGACCGTCGAGACGCAGCGTCCGGTCCCGGGCCGGGGCGAGATCCTGGTCCGGGTGCACGCGGCAGGCGTGAACCCGGCCGACTGGAAGACCCGCGAGCGCGGCGTGTTCGCCACCGGAGCCAGGCCGCCGTTCACCCTGGGCTTCGACGTCGCTGGGGTGGTCGAGGCGGTCGGCGGCGGGGTGACACTCTTCGAGGTCGGCGACGAGGTGTTCGGGATGCCGCGCTTCCCGCACCCGGCGGGGGCCTATGCCGAGTACGTCGCCGCCCCGACCCGCCACTTCGCCCCGCGCCCCAACGGCCTGAACCACATCCAGGCCGGCGCCCTGCCGCTGGCCTCGCTGACCGCTTGGCAGGCCCTGGTGGACACCGCGAACGTCCAGCCCGGCCAGCGCGTCCTGATCCACGCGGCCGCCGGAGGCGTCGGCCACCTGGCCGTGCAGATCGCCAAGGCCCGCGGCGCGTACGTCATCGGCACGGCCAGCGCGGCCAAGCACGAGCTGCTGCGCTCGCTGGGCGCCGACGAGCTGATCGACTACCGCACCCAGGACTTCGCCGAGACCCTCCGCGACGTCGATGTCGTCCTGGACACCCTCGGCGGCCCCAACTGGGCCCGGTCCCTGCAAACGCTGCGGCCGGGCGGCACGCTGATCTCGATCCTGCCGCTGGACGACACCTTCCCCGCGAAGGAGGCCGAGGCGGCCGGTATCCGGGCGGTGTTCATGCTCGTCGAGCCCGACCATGCGGGGTTGCGCGAGATCACCTCCCTGGTCGAGGACGGCCACCTGCGCGTGATTGTCGACGCGGTCTTCCCCCTCGAAGAAGCCGTCCGGGCCCACACGCTGGGCGAGATCGGCCGCACCACCGGCAAGATCGTCCTCTCCATCGCCCCCTGA
- a CDS encoding nuclear transport factor 2 family protein gives MSTITAQASTRDVVDAFFARFGEGDMPALLDLFADDIAFHVGGAPNVPWAGNRTTKDDIAAFFASFGRHLTPAKEYVVATTVVDGDHAVVIGHNRFGVLATGKTFTNHFALHITAAEGKITGYRMYEDSHAISEAFTF, from the coding sequence ATGAGCACCATCACCGCCCAGGCCAGCACCCGTGACGTTGTCGACGCATTCTTCGCCCGCTTCGGCGAAGGCGACATGCCCGCCCTGCTGGACCTGTTCGCCGACGACATTGCCTTCCACGTCGGCGGCGCTCCCAACGTCCCCTGGGCCGGAAACCGCACCACCAAGGACGACATCGCCGCGTTCTTCGCCTCCTTCGGCCGGCACCTCACCCCCGCAAAGGAGTACGTCGTCGCCACGACCGTCGTCGATGGTGACCACGCCGTGGTCATCGGCCACAACCGCTTCGGGGTCCTGGCCACCGGCAAGACCTTCACCAACCACTTTGCCCTCCACATCACCGCAGCCGAAGGCAAGATCACCGGCTACCGCATGTACGAGGACAGCCACGCCATCAGCGAAGCCTTCACCTTCTGA